Genomic DNA from Thermodesulfovibrionales bacterium:
ACCTTTTCGAGATTTACGTTCCGCTCGAAGGGCTTTTGAATATTGCTGCGGAAATTGATAGACTTATGAAAGAGAAGAGGAAGGTGGAAGAGTCTCTGAGCCTGCTCGACAAGAAACTGCGAAACGATGATTTTAGAAAGCGGGCCCCGAAGGAGATCTTCGAAAAGGAGCTGGCGAAGCATGAAGAACTCGTTCAGCGGGATGAGAGACTCGAAAAAGGCATCGGGCGTTTAAAAGAAGTGGGGGTGGAAAATGGCTGATTTGGAAACAAGAGAGCTCAAAGACGAAGACCTCGACCTTATCGAGGCCGAATTTGTCACGATCAGACAGAGTTCGGTCCGGTCCGTAGAAGGCGGTCATGTCGAACTTCAGCAGGTGGGAGCCCTGAGTATTGACGGCGAGAGGATCGAAATCACGCAGAGTGCGTCTACGCTTGTTCACGGCGGAGATATCCATTTCAATCAAAGCATGGGTCTGATAACCGTGGGGAATAGCCTGAATCTGCAGTACTCGTTTTCGCCAATTTCCGTCTCGAAGGATTACACGGTTGTCAACAGAAGTGCAGTCGGTCTGCTCGGCGCACGGGACGTGAAGGCGGAAAACACCTCGGCGGTCGTGATGATAGCCGGCAGGGTGGAAGGAGAGGTGACTACCCTTCTTGACTGGCGGTCGGCTCTCGCATTCGGTGCGGTGCTCGGGGGGGCGCTGGGTCTGATCGCGCTCTTCAAGAAGCAATAACGGTTTTCGACGACGAATAAAATGCAGATACCCGCCAGTGTGGAACGTGTGATACGCCTCGCGCTCGAAGAGGACATCGGGAACGGTGATATCACGACGACGCTCCTCATCCCGGAGGACCAGCAATCAAAGGCGTTGCTCTTAGCAAAGGGAAGTTTCATCTGCGCGGGGATGCCGTTTGCCGTCAAGGTTTTTCAGATCTTCGACCCTGATGCGAGGATTACGACATTCTATGCTGACGGCTCACGGGTCAAGAAGGGCGATATCATAGCCGAAATCTCCGGCAGCACGCGGACGTTGCTCACCTGCGAAAGGGTCGCCCTGAACATTCTCCAGAGACTTTCCGGCATCGCAACGCTCACCGGCGAATTTGTGAAGAGGGTGAAGGGCCTTCCCGTCAAGATTGTGGATACGAGAAAGACAACCCCGGCATTGCGGTTCATGGAAAAGTATGCCGTGAGGGTCGGCGGAGGCAGCAACCACAGGGCCGGCCTCTATGACGGCATCCTCATAAAGGATAATCATATAGAGGCTGCGGGCACTATAAGGGCAGCCGTTCAGGCGGCGAGGAACGCACACCATCTCGCGAAAATAGAGGTTGAAGTAGAAAATCTCAACGACCTCCAGGAGGCCCTGAAGGCCGGTGCCGATGTTGTGATGCTCGACAACATGTCTGTCGAGGATATGAAGAATGCGGTAAAGATGGCCAAAGGGAAGGCCATCGTGGAGGCCTCCGGCATGGTAACGATCGACAAGGTCAGGGGCATCGCCGAGACGGGAGTCGATCTCATATCGGTCGGGGCCCTCACGCACTCCGCCCCTGCAGCAGATATCAGTAT
This window encodes:
- the nadC gene encoding carboxylating nicotinate-nucleotide diphosphorylase, with protein sequence MERVIRLALEEDIGNGDITTTLLIPEDQQSKALLLAKGSFICAGMPFAVKVFQIFDPDARITTFYADGSRVKKGDIIAEISGSTRTLLTCERVALNILQRLSGIATLTGEFVKRVKGLPVKIVDTRKTTPALRFMEKYAVRVGGGSNHRAGLYDGILIKDNHIEAAGTIRAAVQAARNAHHLAKIEVEVENLNDLQEALKAGADVVMLDNMSVEDMKNAVKMAKGKAIVEASGMVTIDKVRGIAETGVDLISVGALTHSAPAADISMKIVR